One stretch of Clupea harengus chromosome 2, Ch_v2.0.2, whole genome shotgun sequence DNA includes these proteins:
- the LOC105898055 gene encoding 2-oxoglutarate receptor 1-like, producing the protein MTAINESRQVCPAYPVDYIKQYYLPTMYGIIFIVGLIGNITAIVIYVVKIRPLTSSCIIMLNLAMADLLYILSLPFLVHFYITEDWVLGEFMCRLVRFCFHFNLYGSILLLTCLSAFRYVAVVHPLRAAQVKTQSWGIVSCLVMWLLCLIGIVPMFSLIGTELQNYTDSKTVCIDFASNKICQVWLYNWILSAFGFLVPLFVVCLSYTCVARALSKGPLPHRRAQVHARRLTVLILLVFVVCFTPYHFLRFARIHTRSTNSSTPPSCPLALEAGVHAAYTISRPLAGLNTFFNLALYTMAGERFQQAFWSLFHWKTSLPRNISLSLEAATIFRPRGQSFNDLLQS; encoded by the coding sequence ATGACGGCGATAAATGAATCCAGACAGGTCTGTCCGGCATATCCTGTGGATTACATTAAGCAGTACTACCTCCCCACAATGTATGGAATCATATTCATTGTGGGGCTCATTGGCAACATCACTGCAATTGTTATCTACGTGGTGAAGATCCGTCCCCTGACCAGCAGCTGCATCATCATGCTGAACCTGGCCATGGCTGACCTCCTCTACATACTGAGCCTGCCCTTCCTGGTCCATTTCTACATCACAGAAGATTGGGTGCTCGGTGAGTTCATGTGTCGCTTGGTGCGCTTCTGTTTCCATTTCAACCTGTACGGCAGCATCCTCCTGCTCACATGCCTCAGTGCCTTCCGCTATGTGGCGGTGGTTCATCCGCTGCGTGCGGCCCAGGTGAAGACGCAGAGCTGGGGCATTGTCTCCTGCCTGGTCATGTGGCTGCTCTGCCTCATTGGAATCGTTCCCATGTTCAGCCTGATCGGCACAGAATTACAGAATTACACAGACTCAAAGACAGTCTGCATCGACTTTGCCAGCAACAAAATTTGTCAGGTGTGGCTGTACAACTGGATTCTCAGCGCCTTTGGCTTCCTGGTTCCGTTGTTTGTGGTGTGTCTCAGCTACACCTGCGTGGCCAGAGCCCTGTCTAAGGGGCCGCTCCCACACAGGCGGGCTCAGGTGCACGCCCGTCGTCTGACTGTGCTGATCCTCCTggtgtttgtggtttgtttCACTCCTTACCACTTTCTCCGGTTTGCACGCATTCACACCAGGAGTACCAATAGTAGTACACCGCCGTCCTGCCCACTGGCCCTGGAGGCAGGGGTCCATGCAGCTTACACCATCTCACGACCCCTGGCAGGCCTCAACACCTTCTTCAACCTGGCTCTGTACACCATGGCAGGGGAAAGGTTTCAACAGGCCTTCTGGAGCCTCTTCCACTGGAAGACCAGCCTTCCCCGCAACATCTCTCTCAGCTTGGAGGCGGCAACTATCTTCAGACCCAGAGGCCAATCATTCAATGATCTCCTTCAAAGCTGA